In one window of Lewinella sp. 4G2 DNA:
- a CDS encoding MoxR family ATPase — MLEDDDKTPGYVPAPREEPDAPSTPPVNPYAPAGMTPGEEGEGTSDAATREPAASASDLTHDPIPASTTNPGFVAQDRIDLNELREAASRVRSEIGKLVVGQREFIDLLIASLLAGGHVLVEGVPGIAKTLTARLLAKTIAADYSRIQFTPDLMPSDVTGTTIFNMGTSEFEFTKGPVFSNLVLIDEINRAPAKTQAALFEVMAEQQITVDGHTYQMEPPFFVIATQNPIEQEGTYRLPEAQLDRFLVRIIIDYPSQEEEKEILYRFRSDFQQSQQDDVVAVFTRELVAKYAALVEKVFIRDELLDYIAALVHRTRTHPDLYLGASPRASLGILRLAKSVAALAGRDFVTPDDIQEVAYPVLNHRIILTPEREMEGISTREVIEEIVRGIEIPR, encoded by the coding sequence ATGCTTGAAGACGACGATAAAACACCCGGCTACGTACCGGCACCACGGGAAGAACCCGACGCCCCATCTACCCCACCCGTGAACCCCTATGCTCCGGCCGGGATGACGCCGGGCGAAGAGGGAGAAGGAACGTCCGACGCTGCTACCCGCGAACCGGCTGCCAGTGCGTCTGATTTGACTCATGACCCTATTCCAGCGTCGACTACTAATCCAGGATTCGTTGCTCAGGACCGTATCGACCTCAATGAACTACGGGAAGCCGCGAGCCGCGTCCGGTCCGAGATTGGAAAGCTGGTCGTGGGCCAACGGGAATTTATCGACCTGCTCATTGCCTCCTTACTCGCTGGTGGCCACGTGCTCGTGGAAGGAGTCCCCGGTATCGCCAAAACCCTTACGGCCCGGTTGCTGGCCAAAACGATTGCGGCGGATTACAGCCGGATCCAGTTCACGCCCGACCTCATGCCGAGTGACGTGACCGGTACGACGATCTTCAACATGGGCACCTCCGAATTTGAGTTCACGAAGGGGCCGGTCTTCAGTAACCTCGTCCTGATTGATGAGATCAACCGGGCTCCGGCCAAGACGCAGGCCGCCCTCTTCGAGGTGATGGCAGAACAGCAGATCACCGTGGATGGCCATACTTACCAGATGGAGCCTCCCTTCTTCGTGATCGCTACCCAGAACCCCATCGAGCAGGAGGGTACCTACCGCCTGCCGGAAGCGCAGCTCGACCGCTTCCTCGTCCGGATCATCATCGATTACCCCAGCCAGGAGGAAGAGAAAGAGATCCTGTACCGCTTCCGGAGCGACTTCCAGCAATCCCAGCAGGACGACGTGGTGGCCGTCTTCACCCGCGAGCTCGTGGCCAAGTACGCTGCCCTCGTGGAGAAGGTATTCATCCGCGATGAGTTGCTCGATTACATTGCTGCCCTCGTCCACCGCACGCGTACTCACCCGGATCTTTACCTGGGCGCCAGCCCTCGTGCTTCCCTCGGTATTCTGCGCTTGGCAAAATCCGTAGCCGCCCTCGCCGGCCGCGACTTCGTTACGCCGGACGATATCCAGGAAGTAGCTTACCCCGTCTTGAACCACCGCATCATCCTGACGCCCGAGCGTGAGATGGAAGGCATCAGTACGCGGGAGGTGATTGAGGAGATTGTGCGGGGGATTGAGATTCCCCGGTGA
- the hemB gene encoding porphobilinogen synthase, with protein sequence MLSRPRRNRQSAAIRTLVRETELLPGHLVQPIFLQPEPDARLPIESLPGTFRLGIEEVVREVGDCIALGIRSFIMFPAVPEALKDKRGTYATSKDNFYLHAATRLKKEYPEICLISDVALDPYSSDGHDGVIKNGKVDNDDTLPLLEAMSVAQARAGFDVIGPSDMMDGRVEGIRRALDNAGFTDTAIMSYSVKYASAFYGPFRDALDSAPRLLEDVPTDKKTYQMDPANRREALREAALDAAEGADYLMVKPAINYLDIIRDLHQAHSLPIAAYHVSGECAMLLAAAERGWLDYEAAATEALLSIKRAGADVIITYFAKDYASWWKSGRI encoded by the coding sequence ATGCTCTCTCGCCCCCGCCGCAACCGCCAGTCCGCTGCCATTCGTACGCTTGTGCGAGAGACAGAATTACTGCCTGGCCACCTCGTTCAGCCGATCTTTTTGCAGCCGGAACCGGATGCGCGCCTGCCCATTGAAAGCTTGCCGGGCACGTTTCGTTTGGGGATTGAGGAGGTCGTGCGGGAAGTGGGGGACTGCATTGCGCTGGGCATCCGTAGCTTCATCATGTTTCCGGCCGTTCCGGAAGCATTGAAGGATAAGCGAGGTACGTACGCGACGAGTAAGGACAACTTTTACCTCCACGCCGCTACCCGGCTGAAGAAGGAGTATCCGGAGATCTGCCTGATTTCCGACGTAGCACTCGATCCGTATTCCTCCGATGGGCACGACGGCGTCATCAAAAATGGGAAGGTGGATAACGATGATACGTTACCGCTGTTGGAGGCAATGTCCGTAGCCCAGGCGCGGGCCGGTTTCGACGTCATTGGCCCCAGCGACATGATGGACGGCCGGGTGGAAGGCATCCGCCGCGCGCTGGACAACGCCGGCTTTACGGATACGGCCATCATGAGTTATTCGGTGAAGTACGCCAGTGCTTTCTACGGCCCCTTCCGTGATGCGTTGGACAGTGCCCCCCGCTTGCTCGAGGACGTCCCTACCGACAAGAAGACCTACCAGATGGACCCGGCCAACCGTCGTGAGGCCCTCCGGGAAGCCGCGCTCGATGCGGCCGAAGGGGCGGATTACCTGATGGTGAAGCCCGCGATTAATTACCTGGACATCATCCGAGATCTCCACCAGGCGCATTCGCTACCAATCGCTGCTTACCACGTTTCGGGTGAGTGCGCTATGTTACTGGCCGCCGCCGAGCGGGGCTGGTTGGATTACGAGGCCGCGGCCACGGAAGCCTTGCTGTCGATCAAAAGGGCGGGGGCTGACGTCATCATCACCTACTTCGCCAAGGACTACGCGTCGTGGTGGAAGTCGGGCCGGATATAG
- a CDS encoding HPP family protein: MMNEEVRSVMSTKVTTVLPNQTVGTVLEIMQQKRLQQLPVIDEDRHLVGLITSYDLWQHCRGNEGCEEALVEQVMTRKVVKLAPKDKVGTAAELFMDRRFKTLPVVNLDNKLKGVVTAFDVIRYSFKKEYPEPILYAERF; the protein is encoded by the coding sequence ATGATGAACGAAGAAGTGCGGAGCGTAATGTCTACCAAAGTAACGACCGTATTACCCAATCAAACCGTAGGCACCGTTTTAGAGATCATGCAGCAAAAGCGGCTGCAACAGTTACCCGTCATCGACGAAGACCGGCACCTCGTCGGCCTCATCACTTCCTACGACCTGTGGCAACACTGCCGCGGCAACGAAGGCTGTGAAGAAGCGCTCGTGGAACAGGTCATGACCAGAAAAGTCGTCAAACTCGCCCCTAAGGACAAGGTCGGCACGGCAGCGGAACTGTTCATGGACCGTCGGTTCAAAACCCTTCCCGTCGTTAACCTCGACAACAAATTGAAGGGCGTCGTCACTGCTTTTGACGTCATCCGGTACTCCTTCAAAAAGGAATACCCGGAACCCATTCTCTACGCGGAAAGATTCTAG
- the dtd gene encoding D-aminoacyl-tRNA deacylase: protein MRALLQRVTQASVTIAGEVSGQIGPGLLILIGIEDADTSADIDWLCKKISGMRIFGDEEGKMNRSVVDVDGGLLVVSQFTLFASTKKGNRPGFTRSARPEVAIPLYESFVKTLAITAGRPVETGVFGADMQVALVNDGPVTIWVDTGARE, encoded by the coding sequence ATGCGCGCATTGCTTCAACGGGTTACCCAGGCTTCCGTCACCATTGCGGGGGAGGTTTCGGGCCAGATTGGTCCTGGCCTCCTCATCCTGATTGGTATTGAAGACGCCGATACCTCCGCGGATATCGACTGGCTCTGCAAAAAGATCAGTGGCATGCGCATCTTTGGTGACGAGGAAGGCAAAATGAACCGCAGTGTCGTCGACGTCGATGGCGGCCTATTGGTCGTTTCCCAGTTCACTTTGTTCGCCAGTACGAAGAAGGGCAACCGCCCCGGCTTCACTCGCAGCGCCCGGCCGGAGGTGGCCATTCCGTTGTATGAATCCTTCGTGAAAACCCTCGCGATCACCGCCGGCCGGCCCGTTGAGACGGGGGTATTTGGTGCCGATATGCAGGTGGCTTTGGTAAATGATGGGCCGGTCACGATTTGGGTGGATACTGGGGCGCGGGAGTAG
- a CDS encoding flavin reductase family protein, translating into MHLSLEDILAQESMYRRHFMNSLPGPRGVHLVGTKGYRGQENLGVFSSFVHISASSPPLLGFIMRPLTVPRHTYHHIKASGEFTINTIHPAILEQAHQTSANYPLGESEFAATGLTPLYSERCKAPYVEEANVKIGLTFEEEHKITGIETYFIVGRVQEIFLPDDAVAETGHVDHSLLETMTVAGLDTYHEVGMGRRFGYARP; encoded by the coding sequence ATGCACCTCAGCCTTGAAGACATCCTCGCTCAGGAATCGATGTACCGCCGCCATTTTATGAATTCGTTACCTGGCCCACGAGGTGTCCATTTGGTAGGAACAAAAGGGTACCGGGGGCAGGAGAACCTGGGGGTCTTTAGCTCCTTCGTCCACATCAGCGCCAGCTCACCACCACTACTGGGCTTCATCATGCGTCCGCTGACGGTGCCGCGGCATACCTACCACCACATCAAGGCGAGTGGGGAATTCACGATCAATACCATTCACCCGGCCATCCTGGAACAAGCCCACCAGACGAGTGCGAACTACCCACTGGGCGAATCGGAATTTGCCGCTACCGGCCTCACCCCTCTGTATTCGGAACGCTGCAAAGCCCCCTACGTGGAAGAGGCAAACGTAAAGATTGGCCTCACCTTTGAGGAGGAGCACAAGATCACTGGCATCGAAACCTACTTCATCGTGGGCCGCGTGCAGGAGATCTTCCTACCCGACGATGCCGTCGCGGAAACGGGCCACGTAGATCATAGCCTATTGGAAACAATGACGGTTGCGGGGTTGGATACCTACCATGAGGTGGGGATGGGACGGCGGTTTGGGTACGCGCGGCCTTAG
- a CDS encoding DUF302 domain-containing protein has translation MIKSLSPFFLLLLLAVSFSACEDDDDPEPITDDVPGNVTGLNYAEYRGQTFASVYSPLLEALNANLNISVAAEIDHQANAAGIGTTIDPTTVVYFGNPQLGTPLMLANQRAGIDLPQKMLVYQAEDDDIIVAYNNTSYLANRHGVGNVSTLPMISTALTNFATTMGATTETIAERSAVTVNEGLIELTSQNTVAETVAKLKQVIDSNPNLSLITEVDHQQNAAMFFMTLRPTYLVVFGNPNLGTPLIENERTIGLDLPQKMLVFEEENGDVKVVYNDIDYLVARHGVTGVEEQVTMIRGALANIAGMITQP, from the coding sequence ATGATCAAGTCGCTTTCGCCTTTCTTTCTTTTGCTGCTCCTGGCCGTGTCCTTTTCCGCTTGTGAGGATGATGACGATCCGGAGCCCATTACTGATGACGTGCCCGGCAACGTTACCGGGTTGAACTACGCTGAGTACCGTGGCCAGACTTTTGCCAGCGTCTACTCACCCCTTCTCGAAGCACTGAACGCAAACCTGAACATCAGCGTGGCCGCGGAGATTGACCACCAGGCCAATGCCGCCGGGATTGGTACTACCATCGATCCGACTACGGTTGTCTACTTCGGTAATCCGCAATTAGGTACACCTTTGATGTTGGCTAATCAACGCGCCGGGATCGATCTGCCCCAGAAAATGTTGGTATACCAGGCGGAAGATGATGACATCATCGTCGCCTACAACAATACGAGCTACCTGGCCAATCGCCACGGCGTAGGCAATGTATCGACGCTGCCGATGATCTCCACGGCCCTGACCAATTTCGCCACCACAATGGGTGCGACCACCGAAACCATTGCGGAGCGTAGCGCCGTCACCGTCAACGAAGGACTGATCGAGTTAACCAGCCAGAACACCGTAGCGGAGACCGTTGCCAAGCTGAAACAGGTGATTGACAGCAACCCCAACCTTTCCCTGATTACCGAAGTCGACCACCAGCAAAATGCAGCCATGTTCTTCATGACCTTGCGCCCAACCTACCTGGTTGTCTTCGGTAACCCGAATCTGGGTACCCCGCTAATCGAGAATGAAAGAACGATTGGCCTCGACCTCCCCCAAAAGATGCTCGTCTTCGAGGAGGAGAACGGTGACGTCAAGGTCGTTTACAATGACATTGATTACCTGGTCGCCCGCCACGGCGTTACCGGGGTGGAGGAACAGGTGACGATGATCCGCGGGGCGCTGGCCAATATTGCGGGGATGATTACGCAGCCTTGA
- a CDS encoding BatD family protein has protein sequence MRKTPLLLLATLMLLSALLPGQGNQVDVSFTAKFNKRQMLLNSTVEFAVTLTNAQGTDLAPPSFKDFKVLNGPSRAMRTTIINGVASSNQTYSWLLQPKKEGELTIGPATIRARGRTWRSNSQRIEVLPASAGADGIAEANVLRAELSTTTAHVGQQIILNLNLYTTNNVVSRNIMKEPTFDGFFDQPRRQYDGRPRNTIENGREYEVRTLGSIALFPTKIGRLAITPYDMIIGVVRYRNVGSSSRRFMEQIALSTDTLYVDVEELPQPQPPGFSGGVGTYRLDVTTDKDQMTTDDALTMRVTVVGEGDIKRVNAFDPVDRKNWEIYAPKVLQEELLDSPSGIIGRKIIEYKIVPKRGGDFVLNPALTYFNVDSSRYVTLAPETFRVAVTGGTGETNYDFDTTSVEPSISLLRVAELPAGRTYGNDPSKGLPYWLLFLLPVLGAAGVVVWSRYQDTLANRDPAEVARAAAAKAATRRLQSAETHLKAVEPKPFYDAVEGALLGYLRDKFQLPMADLSRKNIGEQLRSAGADESLTARYDALLQRCEMALYAGQTGAEDLGEMYAAAKALIIDTEGVVG, from the coding sequence ATGCGTAAAACCCCGCTTTTACTCTTAGCTACCCTGATGCTACTGAGCGCCCTTCTCCCCGGACAGGGGAACCAGGTGGACGTTTCCTTCACGGCCAAGTTCAACAAGCGGCAGATGTTGCTGAACTCCACGGTAGAGTTTGCGGTGACGCTCACAAATGCGCAGGGAACCGACCTGGCCCCACCCAGTTTCAAAGATTTTAAAGTGCTGAACGGACCGAGCCGCGCGATGCGGACGACGATCATTAACGGGGTGGCCTCCAGTAACCAGACTTATAGTTGGCTACTGCAACCTAAGAAAGAAGGGGAACTAACGATCGGCCCGGCTACCATCCGAGCGCGGGGTAGGACGTGGCGGTCCAATTCCCAACGCATCGAAGTGCTACCCGCCAGCGCGGGGGCGGACGGGATTGCGGAAGCCAATGTGCTACGCGCGGAACTGTCTACGACGACGGCCCACGTGGGGCAACAGATCATTCTGAACCTCAATCTGTACACGACCAATAACGTGGTGAGCCGCAACATCATGAAAGAGCCGACCTTCGACGGCTTTTTTGATCAGCCCCGGCGGCAGTACGACGGCCGGCCCCGCAATACGATTGAGAACGGCCGGGAATACGAAGTGCGGACGCTGGGTAGCATCGCCCTCTTCCCCACCAAGATCGGCCGGTTGGCCATCACGCCCTACGATATGATCATCGGCGTGGTCCGGTACCGCAACGTGGGGTCGTCCTCCCGCCGCTTCATGGAACAGATCGCCCTGAGTACGGACACCCTGTACGTGGACGTTGAAGAGCTCCCCCAACCCCAACCGCCCGGATTCAGTGGCGGTGTCGGTACCTACCGCCTGGACGTGACGACCGACAAGGACCAGATGACGACCGACGATGCCCTTACGATGCGCGTGACCGTCGTGGGAGAAGGCGACATCAAGCGCGTCAATGCTTTCGACCCGGTGGACCGTAAAAACTGGGAAATCTACGCCCCTAAGGTGTTGCAGGAAGAGTTGCTGGATAGCCCTTCGGGCATCATCGGGCGCAAGATCATTGAGTATAAAATCGTACCGAAGCGGGGAGGGGACTTTGTCCTGAACCCAGCCCTGACCTACTTCAACGTGGACTCATCGCGCTACGTCACCCTGGCGCCGGAAACCTTCCGGGTAGCCGTGACCGGTGGGACGGGGGAGACCAATTACGATTTCGATACGACGAGCGTGGAGCCTTCCATTTCTCTCTTGCGCGTAGCTGAACTGCCGGCCGGCCGGACCTACGGGAATGACCCAAGTAAGGGGCTTCCCTATTGGCTCCTGTTTTTACTTCCGGTACTGGGAGCTGCTGGCGTCGTGGTGTGGTCCCGCTACCAGGATACCCTCGCTAACCGGGACCCCGCCGAGGTAGCCCGGGCCGCCGCAGCTAAGGCTGCGACTAGGCGCTTGCAGTCCGCCGAGACACACCTTAAAGCCGTGGAGCCTAAGCCCTTTTACGACGCCGTTGAGGGGGCCCTGCTCGGTTACCTACGGGATAAGTTCCAGCTCCCCATGGCCGACCTGAGCCGCAAAAATATTGGCGAACAACTGCGGAGTGCCGGGGCGGACGAAAGCCTGACGGCCCGCTACGATGCCCTCCTGCAACGCTGCGAAATGGCCCTCTACGCCGGACAGACCGGGGCGGAGGATCTTGGGGAGATGTACGCCGCGGCGAAGGCGCTGATTATTGATACGGAAGGGGTAGTTGGGTAG
- a CDS encoding tetratricopeptide repeat protein, producing MKKILTLLVLFLLSYTAVDAQASHRALRRGDQAYKDKNYAEARKEYDEALADENSAKGNYNLGNALYEQGEFEEAAKRYEEAASLATDDEVSSRAYRNLADAQYQQQQYEEAVESYKRSLRINPDDKETKYNLSKAIRQIQAQEEQQQQQNQDSQSGDSEEQQDQQGGDGNPQNGENGQQQQGEQNQDQQQQQQGQQQDSADSQEGQSSTEGQPDATPQDARMSRAEAERQLEIAAQAEKETMKRLRKGDAQGCRSDKEW from the coding sequence ATGAAGAAAATACTGACCCTACTGGTTCTCTTCCTCCTCAGCTACACCGCCGTGGACGCCCAGGCCAGCCACCGTGCCCTCCGGCGGGGAGACCAAGCCTACAAGGACAAAAATTACGCCGAAGCCCGCAAGGAATACGACGAAGCATTGGCCGACGAGAACAGCGCCAAAGGCAACTACAACCTCGGCAATGCCCTCTACGAGCAGGGGGAATTCGAGGAGGCCGCCAAGCGCTACGAAGAGGCCGCCAGCCTGGCTACCGACGACGAAGTGAGCTCCCGCGCCTACCGCAACCTCGCCGACGCGCAGTACCAGCAACAACAATACGAGGAGGCGGTGGAAAGCTACAAACGCTCCCTGCGCATCAACCCGGACGACAAGGAAACCAAGTATAATCTGAGCAAGGCCATCCGCCAGATCCAGGCCCAGGAAGAACAGCAGCAACAGCAAAATCAGGACTCGCAATCCGGCGACAGCGAAGAACAACAGGACCAACAGGGTGGAGACGGCAACCCTCAGAACGGGGAAAACGGCCAGCAACAACAGGGCGAGCAAAACCAGGACCAACAGCAACAACAACAGGGCCAGCAACAGGACAGCGCCGACAGCCAGGAAGGCCAATCCAGCACCGAAGGCCAACCCGACGCCACGCCGCAGGATGCCCGCATGAGCCGCGCCGAAGCCGAACGCCAACTCGAGATCGCCGCTCAGGCCGAGAAGGAAACCATGAAGCGGCTACGGAAGGGGGATGCGCAGGGGTGTCGGAGTGATAAGGAATGGTGA
- a CDS encoding esterase family protein: protein MIRHPLFLSILLLFGCQSRAQIQSATPSFTISVGAGLQAEVRPEGRLILKLRAEGGRTLAYGTQLKGLDRGPVTVKPTADWVGNNDVALADLPAGAYTVWAEFDQKEFGAADGFPYVLKSAEKTVTFAPFKQANLSLTKATRAPVFQETDLLKEFSFRSAALSDFHGRDVTVKAAILLPAGYADNPGKRYPIRYNVAGYGGRYTRVQRILGNESFMEWYTSGAGPQIISVYLDSDGPYGDNYQLNSANSGPFGDALIKELIPQLEAKYRALPGSDHRFVDGCSTGGWVSLALQTFYPDVFGGCYSYSPDPVTFSRMQLINLYEDPNAFFNASGYERPSSRDIYGDPTLSIRQEVTDENVTAPTGTYNTSRGQWGAWNALYSAKGEDGYPKPAFDPVTGKIDPTAVKHWRQYDLLQYTKKNWTTLGPKLQGKVYVWMGDMDNYYLNNALREYDAFLKTTSRPKSDAVIEFVPMEGHCSGYSGRRVLEQIMTRY, encoded by the coding sequence ATGATCCGGCACCCTTTGTTCCTCTCCATCCTCCTACTTTTTGGGTGTCAATCCAGGGCTCAGATCCAATCCGCCACGCCTTCATTTACCATCAGCGTAGGCGCTGGTTTGCAAGCGGAGGTCCGTCCGGAAGGCCGGCTAATCCTCAAATTGCGTGCGGAAGGTGGCCGCACGCTCGCCTACGGTACCCAGCTAAAGGGCCTCGATCGGGGGCCGGTCACCGTCAAACCCACGGCGGACTGGGTCGGCAACAACGACGTTGCGCTGGCCGATCTTCCCGCCGGCGCCTACACCGTTTGGGCGGAGTTCGACCAGAAGGAATTCGGGGCGGCGGATGGCTTCCCGTACGTCCTCAAGAGTGCGGAAAAGACCGTCACTTTTGCGCCCTTCAAACAGGCGAATTTGTCCCTCACCAAGGCCACCCGAGCACCGGTTTTTCAAGAGACGGACCTGCTCAAAGAGTTCTCCTTCCGTAGCGCCGCCCTCTCCGACTTTCACGGTCGCGACGTCACGGTTAAAGCGGCCATATTGCTGCCCGCTGGTTACGCGGATAACCCCGGCAAGCGTTATCCAATCCGCTACAACGTAGCTGGATACGGTGGGCGCTACACGCGGGTGCAAAGGATTTTGGGTAACGAGTCCTTCATGGAATGGTATACCTCCGGCGCGGGGCCGCAGATCATTTCCGTCTATTTAGATAGCGACGGGCCCTACGGTGACAACTACCAATTGAATTCCGCCAACAGCGGCCCCTTCGGGGATGCCCTGATTAAAGAACTCATCCCTCAGCTGGAAGCAAAGTACCGTGCCCTCCCGGGTTCGGACCACCGCTTCGTAGACGGTTGCTCCACCGGTGGATGGGTAAGCCTGGCGCTGCAAACCTTTTATCCGGACGTCTTCGGCGGGTGCTACTCCTACAGCCCGGACCCGGTCACCTTCAGCCGGATGCAACTCATCAACCTGTACGAGGACCCCAACGCCTTTTTCAACGCGAGTGGCTACGAACGCCCCTCCAGCCGGGATATCTACGGCGACCCGACCCTGTCCATCCGCCAGGAGGTGACCGACGAAAACGTGACGGCCCCAACCGGCACCTACAACACCAGCCGTGGGCAGTGGGGCGCCTGGAACGCTCTGTACAGCGCCAAAGGTGAAGACGGCTACCCCAAACCCGCTTTCGACCCCGTCACGGGAAAGATCGACCCCACTGCCGTCAAACACTGGCGCCAGTACGACCTCCTCCAGTACACCAAAAAGAATTGGACTACCCTCGGCCCAAAACTCCAGGGTAAAGTCTACGTGTGGATGGGTGATATGGATAATTACTACCTCAACAATGCGTTACGGGAATACGACGCTTTTCTGAAAACCACCTCCCGCCCCAAGTCGGATGCCGTTATCGAATTCGTACCGATGGAAGGGCACTGCTCGGGGTATTCCGGGAGGAGGGTACTGGAGCAAATAATGACCAGGTACTAA
- a CDS encoding VWA domain-containing protein, with protein sequence MFRLQNPEYLWLLALIPVLLVLFLWYWNRRRAALERFADRALIDHLAPGVNRRLPWTKFALLLLSIPLLSFAMANPQWSAEREEIKRRGIDVVIGMDISNSMLAEDVQPSRMERSRYFANALVDELTGNNIGVELFTCTSLMQAPLTTDYAFVKSVIAAAGPYQISAQGTNLGDAIEQAERAFDEESANHRALILISDGEDHDGSAATAARKAHEEGLLIYTIGVGTDKSSLMRIDLPDGRQDVVRAAGGAAATTVANPATMEDIASAGGGQYFPLSGDSGALAAAIRARVDRIEKQEFESQSFSSYDSYFYYFLAPAVLLLLIEFSLGRKDRRVAEKFEI encoded by the coding sequence ATGTTCCGTCTCCAAAATCCCGAATACCTCTGGCTCCTGGCGCTGATCCCCGTCCTGCTGGTCCTCTTCCTGTGGTACTGGAACCGCCGCCGGGCCGCCCTCGAGCGCTTTGCGGACCGCGCCCTGATCGACCACCTCGCCCCGGGCGTTAACCGGCGCTTGCCGTGGACGAAGTTTGCCCTCCTGCTGCTCTCCATCCCCCTGCTGTCGTTCGCGATGGCCAACCCGCAGTGGTCCGCCGAGCGGGAAGAGATCAAGCGGCGGGGTATCGATGTCGTGATCGGGATGGACATTTCCAATTCCATGCTCGCCGAGGATGTCCAACCCAGCCGGATGGAACGCTCCCGCTACTTCGCCAACGCCCTGGTGGATGAACTGACGGGCAACAACATCGGCGTCGAACTCTTCACCTGCACCTCCCTCATGCAGGCGCCGCTGACGACGGATTACGCCTTCGTTAAGTCCGTCATCGCCGCGGCGGGGCCCTATCAGATCAGCGCCCAGGGTACCAACCTGGGGGATGCCATCGAACAGGCCGAGCGGGCCTTCGACGAAGAAAGTGCCAACCACCGCGCCCTCATCCTCATCTCCGACGGGGAGGACCACGACGGATCCGCCGCCACCGCCGCCCGGAAAGCCCACGAGGAAGGCCTCCTCATCTACACCATCGGGGTGGGTACGGACAAGAGTAGCCTCATGCGCATCGACCTGCCCGATGGCCGGCAGGACGTCGTCCGCGCAGCCGGTGGGGCCGCCGCGACCACCGTCGCCAACCCCGCCACGATGGAAGACATTGCGTCGGCCGGCGGTGGACAGTACTTCCCCCTCAGCGGCGATAGTGGCGCCCTCGCCGCCGCCATCCGCGCCCGGGTGGACCGTATCGAAAAACAGGAGTTCGAAAGCCAGTCCTTCTCCAGTTACGACAGCTACTTCTACTACTTCCTCGCCCCGGCCGTGCTCCTGCTCCTCATCGAGTTCTCCCTGGGCCGCAAGGACCGCCGCGTGGCCGAAAAGTTTGAGATATGA
- a CDS encoding purine-nucleoside phosphorylase: MTTYDQIQECLAFIQQRCDLKPRLGIILGTGLGSLGEEIEVEREFVYGLLPYFCASTVVSHRGKLILGTLHGVPVVAMSGRLHYYEGFSMQQLTFPVRVMAALGIEKLVISNASGSVNPDIEAGDVIFLRDHINMQPENPLRGENDSRLGPRFPDMLHAYDRDLNQWAIERVADHGLKGHEGVYLALPGPNLETPAEYRMANIIGADCIGMSTVPEVLVARHCGLPVFVISVVSNKCFPIAEIQPTTVQDVIDTVQAVEPKLRGFVKDLVTKLTE; encoded by the coding sequence ATGACCACCTACGATCAGATTCAGGAATGCCTCGCTTTTATTCAGCAACGTTGCGATTTGAAGCCGCGGCTGGGCATCATTTTGGGGACGGGGCTGGGGTCGCTCGGGGAAGAGATTGAGGTGGAGCGGGAGTTTGTTTACGGTTTGCTGCCATACTTCTGTGCGTCGACGGTTGTCTCCCACCGGGGGAAGTTGATTCTGGGTACGTTGCACGGGGTGCCCGTCGTGGCGATGTCGGGTCGGCTCCACTATTACGAGGGCTTTAGTATGCAGCAATTGACCTTTCCCGTGCGGGTGATGGCGGCGCTGGGGATTGAGAAATTGGTCATCAGCAACGCGAGTGGGAGCGTCAATCCGGACATTGAGGCGGGGGACGTCATCTTTTTGCGGGACCACATCAATATGCAGCCCGAGAACCCGCTGCGGGGGGAGAACGACAGCCGGCTCGGTCCGCGCTTTCCGGATATGCTGCACGCTTACGACCGGGACTTGAACCAGTGGGCCATTGAGCGGGTCGCGGACCACGGGCTGAAGGGCCACGAAGGCGTCTACCTCGCCCTCCCCGGCCCCAACCTGGAGACGCCAGCGGAATACCGGATGGCTAACATCATCGGGGCGGATTGTATCGGGATGAGTACCGTACCGGAAGTATTGGTGGCCCGCCACTGTGGCCTGCCCGTCTTCGTGATCAGCGTCGTTTCGAATAAGTGTTTCCCCATTGCGGAGATCCAACCGACTACGGTGCAGGATGTGATCGATACCGTCCAGGCGGTGGAGCCGAAGTTGCGGGGCTTCGTCAAGGATCTGGTGACCAAGCTTACTGAATAG